From a region of the Panicum virgatum strain AP13 chromosome 2K, P.virgatum_v5, whole genome shotgun sequence genome:
- the LOC120676195 gene encoding uncharacterized protein LOC120676195, producing the protein MDPNQSNDGNIPPYPAAWNPYMYGYQAPPSWFPQGLQQVPPHVTMVQPGSSGQQLYPPAENADPSLQSVEVHEEESQLSPKHIGKRKSTKKCVSRIKLGNFNPEEDGYLVKSWLEISCDPITSTGQKRERLWERILHRYNLKRGSNPERNVRSLQSRWDVIKTEVGKFASFFADSVRENPSGMSDSDKKILKDEPKWQDPKARTFANSSAADNDATINLVDDNDSPAAEAEERPTGRDSSKAPKKKANSDAGSASSSEYASRMHDLSLQRMSFMQEESVRKSDRFQQLACIDEKRFEEMRSHNKSLLECEQQKTRILVEKHDLEKKKEEKLEDERILAIDLDAYTPQQRLYYQVLQEEIVEKMEARRRKRQAP; encoded by the exons ATGGACCCTAACCAATCCAATGATGGCAACATTCCTCCGTACCCGGCTGCCTGGAACCCGTACATGTATGGGTACCAAGCTCCTCCATCCTGGTTTCCCCAAGGATTGCAGCAGGTTCCACCCCATGTCACGATGGTGCAGCCAGGTAGCAGTGGGCAACAATTGTATCCTCCGGCTGAAAACGCAGATCCATCTTTGCAAAGCGTTGAGGTACATGAGGAGGAATCGCAGCTCTCCCCCAAGCATATAGGAAAACGGAAGAGCACAAAGAAATGTGTCAGTCGTATCAAGTTGGGCAACTTCAACCCAGAAGAAGATGGATACCTTGTTAAATCATGGCTTGAAATAAGCTGTGACCCAATTACAAGTACTGGACAGAAAAGAGAACGCCTGTGGGAAAGAATTCTGCATAGATACAACTTAAAGAGGGGATCAAACCCAGAAAGAAATGTCAGGTCTCTACAGAGCCGTTGGGACGTTATCAAGACTGAAGTCGGGAAGTTTGCATCATTCTTTGCTGATTCCGTTCGAGAGAATCCTAGTGGGATGTCGGATAGCGATAAG AAAATTCTGAAGGATGAACCCAAGTGGCAGGATCCAAAGGCCAGAACATTTGCAAATTCAAGTGCAGCTGACAATGATGCCACAATCAACCTTGTAGATGACAATGATAGCCCAGCTGCAGAAGCCGAGGAGAGGCCAACAGGTAGGGATTCATCTAAAGCACCCAAGAAGAAAGCAAACTCTGATGCGGGTTCAGCATCATCTTCGGAGTATGCTTCGCGGATGCATGATCTATCACTGCAGAGGATGTCTTTCATGCAAGAAGAATCAGTCCGTAAGAGTGATCGTTTCCAGCAGCTTGCATGTATAGATGAGAAGCGCTTTGAGGAAATGCGAAGCCACAATAAGTCACTGTTAGAGTGTGAGCAACAGAAGACTCGCATTCTGGTTGagaagcatgatttggaaaagaaaaaggaggagaAGCTAGAGGATGAAAGGATCCTTGCGATTGACCTTGATGCCTACACACCCCAGCAGCGGTTGTATTATCAAGTTCTTCAGGAGGAAATTGTGGAAAAGATGGAAGCTAGGCGCAGGAAGAGACAAGCGCCATGA
- the LOC120695289 gene encoding ankyrin-1-like → MHPLLAEAACRGDWEEINFLLDREDLQEGHSSKTPSQKFLDKLAAYPPSGNRANGSSAMQPGPAATDVEEGTSAASLLKGVTVEGDTALHLVAANGEDSNFVKCAALIHGKDQGSLSRQNYKGDTPLHCAARAGKSQMVSHLIDLATAENIVQELVRQENNSNETVLHVAVRNGSHQLVQDLLATDPKLACFPQEGTSPLYVAILLERNTIAETLYEKSENNVLSYSGPNGQNALHAAVLRGPELTKKILKWNKNKDLTTERDANGSTPLHFAAGLPGAGNRGSACMHVFDATTSVLYIPDNDGLSPVHVAATAEAPVLFIFRPEIPIAKFVSKCPSSAGLRDAKGRTFLHVAVEKKNVRVVRYACRDGSLAWIMNMQDNQGNTALHLAVKDGSLYGTGIFRRLFQNRQVNLNLTNEDGQTPLDIARYNVRPSIYDPTADPEVWIYRALNLARIIFYENYEDRHGVNTNYKEKELEILKDSTQSQSIGPVLIATVTFGAMFALPGGYRADTSKEGGTPTLAGTFAFHAFMIANTLAFICSIIATLASMYAGSAWLNLVRRKNHFDNSIDFMHCSIMALVVAFALGVYTSLSPVFPKTAIAICVMSPLVVLYNFKDFWLNCALFAVPMFLRKGPIWTLWACTQKVLGNMFSVSWLILVFVLAAYGRDHPEEC, encoded by the exons ATGCACCCGCTGCTAGCAGAGGCCGCATGCAGGGGTGACTGGGAAGAAATCAACTTTCTTCTCGACAGGGAAGACCTGCAAGAAGGGCATTCAAGTAAGACTCCTAGCCAAAAGTTTCTTGACAAGCTAGCGGCATATCCTCCCTCAGGTAATCGAGCCAACGGAAGCTCGGCGATGCAGCCAGGGCCAGCTGCTACTGACGTGGAAGAAGGCACCAGTGCAGCGTCTCTTCTCAAGGGTGTTACCGTGGAGGGAGACACCGCACTGCATTTGGTGGCAGCCAATGGGGAGGACAGTAACTTTGTCAAGTGTGCCGCCCTCATCCACGGCAAGGATCAAGGTTCCCTGTCCAGGCAAAACTACAAGGGTGACACGCCGCTGCACTGTGCTGCAAGGGCAGGGAAGTCCCAAATGGTCTCTCATCTTATTGATCTAGCAACTGCCGAGAATATTGTTCAAGAGCTCGTACGACAGGAGAACAATAGTAACGAGACCGTTTTGCATGTGGCTGTCCGTAATGGGTCTCATCAATTGGTCCAGGATTTATTGGCAACCGATCCAAAATTGGCTTGTTTTCCCCAAGAAGGCACTTCACCACTGTATGTAGCAATCCTACTGGAACGCAACACCATTGCAGAGACGCTGTATGAGAAAAGTGAAAATAATGTTCTATCTTATTCCGGCCCAAATGGACAAAATGCATTGCATGCTGCGGTTCTGCGAGGCCCAG AGCTTACAAAAAAGATATTGAAGTGGAACAAGAATAAGGACCTTACAACAGAAAGGGATGCAAATGGTAGTACTCCACTTCACTTTGCAGCAGGCCTGCCGGGGGCAGGAAATCGAGGAAGCGCATGTATGCATGTCTTTGACGCCACCACATCTGTACTCTACATACCGGACAATGATGGATTATCTCCCGTACACGTGGCGGCCACTGCGGAGGCGCCGGTACTCTTCATTTTCCGCCCAGAAATTCCCATTGCAAAGTTTGTGAGCAAATGTCCCAGTAGCGCCGGTTTGCGTGACGCTAAGGGGAGGACGTTCCTTCATGTTGCTGTTGAGAAGAAGAATGTGAGGGTGGTCAGATATGCTTGCAGAGATGGATCTCTAGCATGGATTATGAATATGCAAGACAACCAAGGGAACACAGCACTGCACCTGGCTGTAAAAGATGGAAGCCTTTATGGGACGGGCATATTTCGTCGTCTATTTCAGAATAGGCAAGTCAACTTGAATTTAACAAATGAGGACGGGCAAACTCCTCTAGATATAGCACGGTATAATGTCCGCCCGTCTATCTATGATCCAACG GCGGACCCTGAAGTGTGGATATACAGGGCTCTGAATCTCGCGAGGATCATTTTTTATGAAAACTATGAAGATCGTCACGGAGTAAACACAAACTACAAAGAAAAAGAGCTGGAGATCTTGAAGGATTCGACACAGTCCCAATCCATTGGCCCCGTTCTAATAGCCACCGTGACATTCGGTGCGATGTTTGCCTTGCCTGGTGGTTACAGAGCTGATACTAGTAAAGAAGGAGGTACACCTACACTGGCTGGGACGTTTGCCTTTCATGCATTCATGATAGCCAACACACTAGCTTTCATCTGTTCAATAATTGCTACCCTTGCTTCCATGTATGCTGGGTCTGCATGGCTTAACTTGGTGAGACGCAAAAACCACTTTGACAACAGCATAGACTTTATGCATTGTTCCATCATGGCATTGGTAGTTGCCTTTGCACTCGGTGTGTACACGAGCCTATCTCCTGTCTTTCCAAAGACTGCCATTGCGATCTGTGTCATGAGTCCTCTTGTGGTGCTATACAACTTCAAGGACTTTTGGCTGAATTGTGCCCTTTTTGCAGTACCAATGTTTCTTAGGAAAGGGCCAATCTGGACATTATGGGCGTGCACACAGAAAGTCCTGGGGAATATGTTCAGCGTATCTTGGCTCATACTAGTGTTTGTTTTGGCCGCCTATGGAAGGGACCAtcctgaggaatgttga